TTATAAAAGTTACCCAATAATGTTTACTTGTTACATTGGTAACAACACCTAAACCAAATTCTGAATGGCTCTATTCTAGAGCCAACTCCTAATAATTTCATGTAATTCTATTTTAAATGAAAGATAATAATTAATCTCTAAAGTATAAAGTTATTTAATTTTCAATTATTATTGAAAGTTGATAATTATGAACACCTCATTAGAGTTAATAAACTTTTATTTTGTGTAGTTTTGCCGCTTAAATAAAAAAAAATGAAAAGAAAATCAGTTTTAATAATAGTCTTTTTTACAATACTATTTAGTTTGTCTTCTTGTAAAGTAAACAAACAATATGTACAGTATATTTCTAAAAAAGAAGATATAAAAACTCCTGAAACAAAGAAAGTAATTGTTTTTGCTACAGATGATGTAAGGGTAAATAACTTTAAAAAAACATTCGAGAAAAATTTTCCCCAAAAAGTCGATTTTACATTCAATTTTATGAATGAATTCTCTGAAAAAGGATTTGAGAATAATCTTTTTTCTAATATTTCAATTGATCGTAAAAGTTTTAAATATGACGATTTAAACACTGAAAATTCTGATTACGTAATTTATTTCTCAAATTTTGAAATTTCCAATAGAGTAGAGTGGAATAGTACTGGAGCAATGGGTATGAATGGGATGGGGATGAACACTTCAACGTCTGTAGAGTATTGTGTTATCAATGTAAAAGTTGAAATTTACGATGCTAAAAATGGAAAAGAAATTTTAGACTTTGTTGTTATTGGAGGAGAGTCTGTTTTTATGTTCGATTTTACAAAAACATTTAATAAAGCAAAAGAAAGAGCGGTACAACATATCATTAATTACTTAAAGACAGGAAAAACAGAATATAAAAAGTATTAAATTTTAAAAACATAAAATCAAAAATCCGCACAATTAGTGCGGATTTTTATTTTTATGAAATATTATTAGAAGGAATATAGATTCCTGTTTTTAAGGGATAAGCTAATTTTAAAATTATTATACAACTATAAGATCCCGCCCAAAAGCGGAATAAGCGATTCACACACTTTTTATAAAAATGAAAAGTGGTTCACTGCTTACATATTCCTTCTATACTGTCCGCCAACTTTAAATAACGCTTCTGTAATTTGTCCTAAAGAACAAACTTTGGTTGCTTCCATTAACTTCTCAAATAAATTTTCATTCTGAATTGCCGCTTCCTGTAAAATAGCAATTTGTTCTTTTACTTTCTTCGGATTCGCTTTGTTTAGCAATTCTTTAGTCTGAATTTGATATTGTTTTTCTTCTTCCGTTGCACGGATAATTTCTGCAGGTTGTACAGTTGGAGAACCTTTAGAACTTAAAAAAGTATTTACCCCAATAATTGGGAATTCTCCATTGTGTTTTAACGTTTCATAATACAAACTTTCTTCTTGTATTTTAGAACGTTGATACATGGTTTCCATGGCACCTAAAACACCTCCACGTTCTGTAATTCTATCAAATTCTTCTAAAACGGCAGCTTCTACCAAATCGGTTAATTCTTCAATAATAAAGGCACCTTGAATTGGGTTTTCATTTTTAGTTAAACCTAATTCTTTATTGATGATTAACTGAATCGCCATCGCTCTTCTTACAGATTCTTCCGTTGGCGTTGTAATGGCCTCGTCATAGGCATTGGTGTGTAAAGAATTACAGTTATCGTTAATTGCGTACAAAGCTTGCAGTGTAGTTCTTATATCATTAAAATCGATTTCTTGTGCGTGTAAAGAGCGTCCAGAAGTCTGAATATGATACTTTAACATTTGTGCTCTTGGGTTTGCACCGTATTTATTTTTCATGGCTTTTGCCCAAATTTTACGAGCAACTCTACCAATTACAGAATATTCTGGATCAATTCCGTTAGAGAAAAAGAAAGATAAGTTTGGTCCAAATTTATTAATATCCATTCCACGACTTAAATAATATTCTACATACGTAAATCCGTTAGACAACGTTAATGCCAATTGTGTAATTGGGTTTGCGCCAGCTTCTGCAATATGATAGCCAGAAATAGAAACCGAATAAAAGTTTCTAACTTGTTTTTCGATGAAATACTCTTGTACATCACCCATTAAACGCAACGCAAATTCCGTAGAAAATATGCAGGTATTTTGTGCCTGATCTTCTTTTAAAATATCCGCTTGTACGGTTCCTCTAACTTGTGCTAAAGTGTCTTTTTTTATTTGTTGATAAACATCGGAAGGTAAAACTAAATCTCCCGTTAATCCCAATAATAGTAAACCTAAACCATTATTTCCTTCGGGTAAATCTCCTTGATAAACAGGTCTTTCTAACCCTTTGTTGTCATATATTTCTTTAAACTTTGCTTCAACTTGTTTTTCTAATTTATTTTGGATGATGTATTTCTCACAATTCTGATCAATAGCTGCATTCATAAAAAAGCCTAACAACATTGGTGCGGGGCCATTTATGGTCATTGAAACAGAAGTCATTGCGTGACTTAAATCGAAACCAGAATATAATTTCTTGGCATCATCTAAACAACAAATTGAAACTCCTGCGTTTCCTATTTTTCCGTAAATATCAGGTCTTCTTCCAGGGTCATTTCCATATAAAGTAACAGAATCAAACGCTGTAGAAAGGCGTTTTGCGTCCATTCCTAAACTCACATAATGAAACCTTCTATTGGTTCTTTCTGGTCCACCTTCACCAGCAAACATTCTTGTTGGGTCTTCTCCGGTTCTTTTAAAAGGATACAATCCTGCTGTATAAGGGAATTCTCCTGGAACGTTTTCTTGTAAAACCCAACGTAATAAATCTCCCCAAGCTTTATATTTTGGCAAAGCAACTTTAGGTATTTGAGATTGAGATAGAGATTCACTGTGTGTTGCTATCTTTATTTCTTTATCACGCACTTTAAACGTGTAGATTGGGTCTTTATATTTCTGAACCTTTTCTTGCCAATTTAAAATCACTTCCCAATTATAAGGGTTTAGATTTAATTTTACTTTTTCGAATTGGGCAAGTAATAATTTTAAAAACTCTTTGTCATCTTGAGCGCAGTCGAGAGACAGAATTTCATCAGAATTTAATCCAGATTTTATAATTAGAGGTTGCTTCGTAGCTCGCAATGACGTGTCGTTTTCTATAATAGAAAGAACCGTTTGATAAATTCCATATAATTTTTGAGCAACCACAACTTGGTCGTCTACTTTTTTATCATACGCTCTGTTGCTTTCTGCAATTTCAGATAAATAACGAACTCTTGCAGGCGGAATTACAAAGATTTTTTCAGACATTTCTTTGGTGATTTCCATTTTCGATTTTAAATCTACTCCGGTTTTCTCTACCAACTTGTCCATAATACTTTTATACAAAGTATTCATTCCTGGATCGTTAAATTGAGATGCAATCGTACCATAAACAGGTAAATCATCTTGATGAATATGCCACAAATTATTGTTACGCATATATTGTTTTTTTACATCTCTAACGGCATCTAAAGCACCACGTTTATCAAACTTATTAATGGCAACCAAATCTGCATAAT
The nucleotide sequence above comes from Polaribacter butkevichii. Encoded proteins:
- a CDS encoding methylmalonyl-CoA mutase family protein gives rise to the protein MKQIKTYKPTHKVRIVTAAALFDGHDASINIMRRIIQSTGVEVIHLGHDRSVEEVVNCAIQEDVNAIAITSYQGGHNEYFKYMYDLLQEKGAGHIKIFGGGGGVILPKEIKELMEYGITRIYSPDDGREFGLQGMINDLVQTADFAIGDKLNVNLKELANKEIGKIARVISSAENFPEIAKDTLDKIHTKNKTSKTPVLGITGTGGAGKSSLVDELVRRFLIDFPEKTIGLISVDPSKRKTGGALLGDRIRMNAINNDRVYMRSLATRQSNLALSKYVNEAVQVLKAAEFDLIILETSGIGQSDTEIIEHSDTSLYVMTPEFGAATQLEKIDMLDYADLVAINKFDKRGALDAVRDVKKQYMRNNNLWHIHQDDLPVYGTIASQFNDPGMNTLYKSIMDKLVEKTGVDLKSKMEITKEMSEKIFVIPPARVRYLSEIAESNRAYDKKVDDQVVVAQKLYGIYQTVLSIIENDTSLRATKQPLIIKSGLNSDEILSLDCAQDDKEFLKLLLAQFEKVKLNLNPYNWEVILNWQEKVQKYKDPIYTFKVRDKEIKIATHSESLSQSQIPKVALPKYKAWGDLLRWVLQENVPGEFPYTAGLYPFKRTGEDPTRMFAGEGGPERTNRRFHYVSLGMDAKRLSTAFDSVTLYGNDPGRRPDIYGKIGNAGVSICCLDDAKKLYSGFDLSHAMTSVSMTINGPAPMLLGFFMNAAIDQNCEKYIIQNKLEKQVEAKFKEIYDNKGLERPVYQGDLPEGNNGLGLLLLGLTGDLVLPSDVYQQIKKDTLAQVRGTVQADILKEDQAQNTCIFSTEFALRLMGDVQEYFIEKQVRNFYSVSISGYHIAEAGANPITQLALTLSNGFTYVEYYLSRGMDINKFGPNLSFFFSNGIDPEYSVIGRVARKIWAKAMKNKYGANPRAQMLKYHIQTSGRSLHAQEIDFNDIRTTLQALYAINDNCNSLHTNAYDEAITTPTEESVRRAMAIQLIINKELGLTKNENPIQGAFIIEELTDLVEAAVLEEFDRITERGGVLGAMETMYQRSKIQEESLYYETLKHNGEFPIIGVNTFLSSKGSPTVQPAEIIRATEEEKQYQIQTKELLNKANPKKVKEQIAILQEAAIQNENLFEKLMEATKVCSLGQITEALFKVGGQYRRNM